A part of Halobacillus shinanisalinarum genomic DNA contains:
- a CDS encoding LysE family translocator, which yields MRKIWKISCVSSFIMVFLILWMYFQTDLLGSNISWYTFVPAAIVMAATPGANQILSLRNGYVKSPSVAIKAVSGRFFAFILMIGSVALGLGSLMASSSVFFQIVKWIGVIYLMYLGIQMLRRSPKSERQDKVSIPPTHDEALGKSQPFSVYESVKQEFTVAATNPKAYILFAVFLPQFIDPNATNTIGLLFIVGLLYIIIEFICSCGYAFTGGLLYKKGTRFDRDKLMNRIAGFSMIGLSVWLATEKSPSD from the coding sequence ATGAGAAAGATATGGAAAATCTCTTGTGTTAGCTCATTCATAATGGTTTTTTTAATTCTATGGATGTATTTTCAAACAGATTTGTTAGGTTCAAATATCAGTTGGTATACTTTTGTGCCTGCTGCCATTGTTATGGCTGCAACCCCAGGGGCAAATCAAATTCTTTCGTTAAGAAATGGTTATGTTAAAAGCCCTTCTGTAGCAATCAAAGCTGTTTCTGGACGTTTTTTTGCATTTATTTTAATGATTGGATCCGTCGCTTTAGGCCTTGGATCTTTGATGGCTTCGTCGTCCGTTTTCTTTCAGATAGTTAAATGGATTGGCGTCATTTATTTGATGTATTTAGGTATTCAGATGCTCAGACGTTCTCCCAAAAGCGAACGTCAGGATAAGGTGTCAATCCCTCCTACACATGATGAGGCCCTTGGCAAATCTCAGCCATTCTCGGTTTATGAATCAGTTAAACAAGAATTTACTGTGGCAGCTACTAATCCTAAAGCTTACATTCTTTTCGCAGTTTTTTTACCCCAATTTATAGATCCAAACGCTACTAATACAATTGGTCTTTTATTTATTGTTGGATTGTTATATATAATAATTGAATTCATTTGTTCTTGCGGATATGCGTTTACAGGAGGCTTGTTATACAAAAAAGGGACGAGATTTGATAGAGATAAACTAATGAACCGAATTGCCGGTTTTTCTATGATAGGATTAAGTGTTTGGCTAGCCACTGAAAAAAGCCCTTCTGATTAA
- a CDS encoding uroporphyrinogen-III synthase → MKGGGDMNGLDGKQIGVAADRSADPLSNLIQKKGGSPVVYSIQGKQSLNEQTSHQNIKDFLAETFEWAIFTTGIGAKTLADSSVELGFYSSFIEKLNDTNLAIRGKKTLNWCKNNAVQVSMVSEDGTMENLLKTFSDKQMDGIRQRVFLQAYNQDDAKLKDQLEKLGCSVYLSRPYSYQAPIPQVLNDLKKAVIEQSLDAVVFTSKTQVKNLLANHPDTQKIVQAFNEQVLAVAVGKVTANELKRNGILNVLQPDNPKMGPMVVALDRYYQQVNN, encoded by the coding sequence ATGAAAGGTGGAGGAGACATGAATGGGTTAGATGGAAAACAAATCGGAGTCGCAGCTGATCGAAGTGCTGATCCACTTAGCAACTTGATTCAGAAGAAAGGCGGGTCCCCAGTAGTTTATTCCATCCAGGGGAAGCAAAGTTTAAACGAACAAACCAGCCATCAGAATATCAAAGATTTTCTCGCCGAAACATTTGAATGGGCAATTTTCACGACAGGAATAGGAGCTAAAACCTTGGCTGACTCGTCAGTTGAATTGGGATTTTACTCTTCATTTATTGAAAAGTTAAACGATACAAACCTGGCTATCCGTGGGAAAAAGACATTGAACTGGTGCAAGAACAATGCTGTCCAAGTCAGTATGGTATCTGAGGATGGGACAATGGAAAATCTCTTGAAAACATTTTCTGATAAACAAATGGACGGCATACGGCAGCGTGTTTTTTTACAAGCTTACAATCAGGATGATGCAAAGCTAAAGGATCAACTTGAGAAGCTTGGCTGTTCTGTTTACTTGTCACGGCCCTATTCTTATCAGGCACCTATTCCGCAAGTATTAAATGATTTGAAAAAGGCTGTAATTGAACAATCGCTTGATGCCGTTGTTTTCACAAGTAAAACACAGGTCAAAAATTTATTGGCGAATCATCCTGACACCCAAAAGATTGTTCAGGCTTTCAATGAGCAAGTGCTAGCAGTGGCTGTTGGAAAAGTTACAGCAAATGAACTAAAACGTAATGGGATCTTGAATGTCCTTCAGCCAGATAACCCTAAAATGGGACCGATGGTTGTGGCGCTTGATCGTTACTACCAGCAGGTAAATAATTGA
- a CDS encoding DUF4937 domain-containing protein, giving the protein MVGWGVREPLTACVFSFWENKSNYEYFMDEVHDQIFLKSGQEHTYTSIDVDLFLEEFRIPGSRPDTVSVLQEATYIRTALSHVKKDRIAHFVEMQRKVWNPGMKKAEGMLGGEFARSQKDGLPFLVLTGWTNHQAHQNYMAEHFSGLKETAASEQDVVELTGEQLIVEELWRISPSLHTK; this is encoded by the coding sequence GTGGTTGGTTGGGGTGTCAGAGAACCATTAACAGCCTGTGTCTTCTCATTTTGGGAAAATAAAAGTAATTATGAGTATTTTATGGACGAGGTTCACGACCAAATTTTCTTAAAGTCTGGTCAGGAACACACCTATACCTCAATCGATGTGGACTTATTTCTAGAAGAATTTAGAATACCTGGGTCAAGACCTGACACTGTGTCAGTTTTGCAGGAAGCTACCTACATTCGTACTGCCTTATCACATGTAAAGAAAGATAGAATCGCTCATTTTGTTGAAATGCAAAGGAAAGTTTGGAATCCTGGAATGAAGAAAGCGGAAGGTATGCTTGGGGGAGAATTTGCGCGTTCACAAAAGGACGGTCTGCCTTTTCTTGTACTTACGGGATGGACAAATCACCAAGCACATCAAAACTATATGGCTGAACATTTCTCGGGTTTGAAAGAAACTGCAGCTTCTGAACAAGATGTTGTTGAACTTACTGGAGAACAGCTTATTGTCGAAGAACTATGGCGGATAAGCCCAAGCTTGCATACGAAATGA
- a CDS encoding NAD(P)/FAD-dependent oxidoreductase, producing the protein MNDITIIGAGVSSIFLAYTLMKENDQLSVHVIDRGKKLSERTCGLDDGKECTCEGGCSKYIGFAGLGKSEGKFNYTNDFGGDLAKKIGEQKALELMKEVDNILCSFGAGQVRTYSTKNRELSARAMRHSLKVLSTEVRHLGTSLSGLIFQQMYNTLKNHITFTFEADVRKLSSNEEGYTIETDRGTFVSNRLVLATGMSGSEWLSEQTANLGLYPGQTRLDLGMRVEMRGDQLDAILQQTFETKLKYEGEGYSATTYCMNPRGRIIRKHQHGLVMPDGQNQNEKDVPSANLNFTLFVPRYFNTYEKAINEGKRIIGNINRRQERIVVQRLEDLKLGQTTKDVEQNPISPSLKGEGGDLLEEVPSLYTKALLEFFSALEGLIEEPIDPKTLLYGMDAKFYEPKLYTNECFETEVPGLFLIGDCSGETHSLSQAAASGVYLGRFLAKEKL; encoded by the coding sequence ATGAATGACATTACGATCATCGGTGCCGGAGTAAGCAGCATTTTTCTGGCTTATACATTGATGAAAGAAAATGATCAGCTATCGGTTCACGTGATTGATAGAGGAAAAAAGCTAAGTGAGCGAACGTGTGGATTGGACGATGGCAAAGAATGCACGTGTGAAGGAGGATGCAGTAAGTATATCGGGTTTGCTGGGCTTGGAAAGTCAGAAGGAAAGTTCAATTATACGAATGACTTCGGTGGAGACCTTGCTAAGAAAATTGGTGAGCAAAAAGCTCTGGAACTCATGAAAGAGGTGGACAATATATTATGTTCATTTGGCGCCGGTCAAGTGAGAACATACAGCACCAAAAATCGAGAGCTTTCAGCGAGGGCAATGAGACACTCGTTAAAGGTTCTTTCAACAGAAGTAAGACATCTTGGCACAAGCCTTTCTGGCCTTATTTTTCAACAAATGTACAACACTTTAAAAAATCACATAACATTTACGTTCGAAGCTGATGTTAGAAAGCTGAGCAGTAATGAAGAAGGTTATACAATAGAAACGGACCGCGGCACGTTTGTAAGTAATCGTCTGGTTCTGGCGACAGGAATGAGTGGCAGTGAGTGGCTAAGCGAACAAACGGCTAATTTAGGATTGTACCCTGGACAGACTCGGCTTGATCTTGGGATGCGTGTAGAGATGAGAGGTGACCAGCTGGACGCAATTTTACAACAGACGTTTGAAACGAAGCTGAAATATGAAGGAGAAGGATATTCTGCCACGACCTATTGTATGAATCCACGAGGCAGGATCATTCGCAAACACCAGCACGGTTTAGTTATGCCAGATGGACAGAATCAGAACGAAAAGGACGTTCCAAGTGCCAACTTAAACTTCACCCTTTTTGTGCCTCGGTATTTTAATACATATGAAAAAGCGATCAACGAAGGAAAAAGAATCATTGGAAACATCAACCGCAGACAGGAACGCATCGTTGTCCAACGTTTAGAAGATTTAAAACTAGGTCAGACGACTAAAGATGTTGAGCAAAATCCGATCTCGCCTTCTTTAAAAGGAGAGGGAGGCGATCTTCTGGAAGAAGTGCCCTCCCTTTACACGAAGGCCTTACTCGAGTTCTTCTCAGCATTAGAAGGTTTAATTGAAGAGCCGATTGACCCGAAAACGCTATTATATGGAATGGATGCGAAATTCTATGAACCGAAGCTATACACAAATGAGTGTTTTGAAACTGAAGTACCTGGACTTTTCCTAATCGGGGATTGTTCCGGGGAAACGCATTCGCTTTCGCAAGCAGCGGCAAGTGGGGTGTACTTGGGGAGGTTTCTGGCAAAAGAAAAACTTTAA
- a CDS encoding VOC family protein codes for MEKVIPFLMFQDGKAEEAMNYYTSLIEDSQITGIVRYGANEAGEEGTVMQATFTLKGQEFMCIDSNVKHQFSFTPSFSIFVNCDTEEELDNLYQKLNEGGQELMPLNDYGFSKKFGWLNDLFGVSWQLNLPK; via the coding sequence ATGGAAAAGGTAATACCATTCTTAATGTTTCAAGATGGCAAGGCAGAAGAAGCGATGAATTATTACACATCGCTTATTGAAGATTCTCAAATAACAGGTATTGTTCGATACGGAGCTAATGAAGCTGGAGAAGAAGGGACTGTAATGCAGGCCACTTTTACCTTAAAAGGGCAAGAATTTATGTGCATTGACAGTAATGTAAAACATCAATTTTCCTTCACACCTTCGTTTTCCATTTTTGTTAATTGTGATACAGAAGAAGAACTTGACAATCTTTATCAGAAACTCAACGAAGGTGGACAAGAACTTATGCCTTTAAATGATTATGGTTTCAGTAAAAAGTTCGGTTGGTTAAATGACCTCTTCGGAGTTTCCTGGCAACTAAATCTACCTAAATAA
- the cobA gene encoding uroporphyrinogen-III C-methyltransferase, whose protein sequence is MKKVYIVGAGPGDPDLITVKGLKAIQQADVILYDRLINKDLLDEARDEAELIYCGKRPNHHSLDQQTINGLLCDFALQGKTVTRLKGGDPFVFGRGGEEAEELAKRSIPFEIVPGISSGVAAPAYAGIPVTHRNYSSSVAFLSGVSKLGYDEEEYWEHAVKSMDTLCIYMGVKKLPEICARLIRHGRASSTPIALVEWGTMEHQRTVTGTLEDIVGRAKDLENPSMIIVGEVVKLREQLQWFEQVKKEEEIPVPSIVG, encoded by the coding sequence ATGAAAAAAGTTTATATCGTCGGTGCAGGACCTGGTGACCCTGATTTAATTACAGTGAAAGGCTTGAAGGCCATTCAGCAGGCGGATGTCATTCTATATGATCGATTGATTAACAAAGATTTACTTGATGAAGCGAGGGACGAAGCGGAATTGATTTATTGCGGCAAGCGTCCGAATCATCACTCGTTAGACCAACAAACCATTAATGGGCTGCTTTGTGATTTTGCCTTGCAAGGGAAAACCGTGACCCGTCTAAAAGGCGGAGATCCCTTCGTTTTTGGTAGAGGTGGAGAGGAAGCTGAAGAGTTAGCGAAGAGAAGTATTCCATTTGAAATCGTTCCCGGAATCTCCTCCGGGGTAGCCGCTCCCGCTTATGCTGGTATTCCAGTCACACATCGTAACTATAGTTCGTCTGTAGCCTTCCTTTCAGGGGTAAGCAAATTGGGATATGACGAGGAAGAGTATTGGGAGCATGCAGTGAAAAGTATGGATACTTTGTGCATTTATATGGGGGTCAAAAAACTTCCGGAAATTTGCGCGAGACTGATCCGCCATGGCCGTGCTTCCAGTACACCGATCGCTCTGGTTGAGTGGGGGACGATGGAACATCAACGTACCGTAACAGGAACCTTAGAGGACATTGTCGGAAGGGCCAAGGACCTCGAGAATCCTTCGATGATTATTGTAGGAGAAGTCGTGAAACTGAGGGAGCAGCTACAATGGTTTGAACAGGTGAAAAAAGAGGAGGAGATACCTGTTCCCTCCATTGTTGGGTAA
- a CDS encoding sirohydrochlorin chelatase: MQAVLYVSHGSRVEKARKEAVSLIQSVRERINLPLQETCFLELAEPNMAQGIEILVRRGATRIAIIPVLLLSAGHYYTDIPEEINRAKLRHPNIHFVYGRTIGIQDRVIDILVQRVQETKVLRHSDANILLVGRGSRHPETKESMEQIAHKLRSKMDVAHVNVSYLAACSPSFDEGLQTSLNEGWSQTFVIPYLWFTGLLMRSMQDKINEVQEENQQVVVLCQYLGNHPIMIDALTDRVHEALQKSKAS, translated from the coding sequence ATGCAAGCTGTTTTATATGTGAGTCACGGGAGCCGAGTTGAGAAGGCGCGTAAGGAAGCCGTTTCCCTGATTCAATCCGTTCGAGAACGAATTAACCTTCCGCTGCAGGAAACGTGCTTTTTAGAACTGGCAGAACCAAATATGGCTCAGGGGATAGAGATTCTCGTCCGGCGTGGAGCCACTAGGATCGCCATTATACCCGTGCTATTGTTGAGTGCAGGTCACTACTACACGGATATACCGGAAGAGATTAATCGTGCGAAGCTCCGTCATCCGAACATCCATTTTGTTTATGGAAGAACGATCGGAATTCAGGATCGGGTGATTGATATTTTGGTCCAACGTGTGCAGGAAACAAAGGTACTCCGCCATTCGGATGCGAACATCTTGCTGGTGGGAAGAGGCAGCCGTCATCCAGAGACTAAAGAATCGATGGAACAAATTGCACATAAATTACGATCGAAAATGGACGTCGCTCATGTAAATGTCAGCTATTTAGCGGCCTGTTCCCCTTCTTTTGATGAAGGATTGCAAACTTCGCTGAACGAAGGGTGGTCACAAACTTTCGTGATTCCCTACCTTTGGTTTACTGGGCTGCTCATGCGGTCGATGCAGGACAAAATAAATGAGGTGCAGGAGGAAAATCAGCAAGTGGTGGTGCTGTGTCAATATCTTGGGAACCATCCCATAATGATCGACGCTTTGACTGACCGAGTTCATGAAGCCTTACAAAAATCAAAAGCATCTTGA
- a CDS encoding MFS transporter, which produces MFHLLTNRSFRYFVMARLILGLGKKISWVALGWFVYQMTNSASAIGFVIASATIAPLISSILVGGILDQYNRRTIMIAENLLRGAFISVIPILYWFGILSLPIIITVVFINGLLSSFTEIGSATILPSFVDEQNLQSANAIMATAGQLGYLVGPAIGGFSTAFFGAPLTLFIDVFIFFSASFLYFLIPYDIFHQGVNQEHVVLAFKQRIGKFVEDTKVGFEFLFHHKVLIMIAGVTLAFNITYAPLEPVLPVFVSDDLDSGPETLGMIWTIFAVGALIGSFIWARLKIRFYYSYSLGTVITLWGLAPLSFSLFTNEYIVYLIMFLGGIAYAPYNIVEPTLEQQLVPNNLRGRVIGVIGLIAGIGFPLGTFMGGLLGEYIGAANTIFVSGLLTVLLGGIVFCHSALRFTGADVE; this is translated from the coding sequence ATGTTTCATCTATTAACAAACCGTTCCTTCCGTTATTTTGTGATGGCTCGGTTGATTCTTGGGTTAGGAAAAAAGATTTCCTGGGTGGCTTTAGGATGGTTTGTATATCAAATGACCAATTCAGCCTCAGCTATTGGCTTTGTTATTGCATCCGCAACGATTGCCCCTTTGATTTCGAGTATTTTGGTTGGGGGAATTTTGGATCAATATAATAGACGAACGATTATGATTGCAGAAAATCTATTAAGGGGAGCATTTATTTCTGTTATTCCAATTTTATATTGGTTTGGCATATTAAGCTTACCGATTATTATTACCGTAGTATTTATTAATGGTCTGTTGTCCTCTTTTACAGAAATAGGAAGCGCCACCATTTTGCCGTCTTTTGTAGACGAGCAAAATTTACAAAGTGCCAATGCCATTATGGCTACGGCTGGCCAATTAGGGTATCTTGTTGGACCTGCAATTGGGGGATTCTCCACCGCATTTTTCGGTGCCCCTTTAACACTATTTATCGATGTTTTCATTTTCTTTTCTGCTTCGTTTCTATATTTTTTAATCCCTTACGATATCTTTCATCAAGGGGTAAATCAGGAACATGTTGTATTAGCTTTTAAGCAAAGAATAGGAAAGTTTGTAGAAGATACAAAGGTTGGCTTTGAGTTTTTATTTCACCATAAAGTGCTGATCATGATTGCTGGTGTCACACTTGCATTCAATATTACATATGCTCCTTTAGAGCCTGTTCTTCCTGTTTTTGTAAGTGACGATCTAGATTCTGGACCTGAAACTTTGGGGATGATCTGGACTATTTTTGCGGTTGGGGCATTGATAGGTTCCTTTATTTGGGCACGATTAAAAATTAGGTTTTATTACTCTTATTCACTAGGAACAGTTATCACTTTGTGGGGGCTTGCGCCGCTTTCTTTCAGCTTATTTACAAACGAATATATTGTTTACTTAATCATGTTTTTAGGTGGAATCGCCTATGCACCTTACAACATTGTCGAGCCCACTCTCGAGCAGCAGTTAGTACCTAATAACTTAAGAGGTAGAGTGATAGGGGTAATTGGATTAATTGCAGGCATAGGATTTCCCTTGGGAACTTTTATGGGGGGATTATTAGGTGAATATATTGGTGCTGCAAATACGATTTTTGTGTCAGGATTATTGACGGTACTGCTTGGGGGTATCGTCTTTTGTCATAGTGCTCTCAGGTTCACTGGCGCTGACGTTGAGTGA
- a CDS encoding GNAT family N-acetyltransferase, with protein MGWCCTGIKYELPVPNREINYTISKDYRNRGYTTRASKALVNYLFGETNIEHLNAIALKQNRSSIRVIQKGVGHEPHDAPEYAASKAAVMRLTSALSNTLLQRNVKMNTICLGWVDTPASRQTREGMNTSEIPETILSTDDIAKKVMDFIHDRRTGRILVWKEDEDPYNMT; from the coding sequence ATTGGTTGGTGCTGTACAGGTATCAAATATGAACTTCCCGTTCCTAATAGGGAAATTAACTATACCATTTCTAAAGACTATAGAAATAGAGGATATACAACTAGAGCTTCTAAGGCACTGGTAAATTATTTGTTTGGGGAAACGAACATTGAGCATTTAAATGCTATCGCACTAAAACAGAATCGATCCTCAATCAGGGTAATACAAAAAGGGGTTGGTCATGAACCGCATGATGCTCCAGAATATGCTGCTAGCAAGGCTGCTGTTATGAGGTTAACCAGTGCTTTATCAAATACACTTCTTCAGCGAAATGTGAAGATGAACACGATATGCCTGGGCTGGGTCGATACACCTGCTTCTAGACAAACAAGAGAGGGCATGAACACGTCCGAAATCCCTGAAACAATACTAAGCACTGATGATATTGCAAAAAAGGTAATGGACTTCATACATGATCGAAGAACGGGAAGAATTTTGGTGTGGAAAGAAGATGAGGATCCTTATAATATGACGTAA
- a CDS encoding YfhE family protein — MARKAQYQPVAGNEPSDAQEVNYAKEFKQADIAGGYRRDKVKEVKNENPNSRS; from the coding sequence ATGGCAAGAAAGGCACAGTATCAGCCTGTAGCAGGCAACGAGCCATCAGACGCTCAAGAAGTAAATTATGCGAAAGAATTTAAACAAGCAGATATCGCGGGTGGATACCGTAGAGACAAGGTGAAAGAAGTTAAAAATGAAAACCCGAACTCAAGATCTTAA
- a CDS encoding NADH:flavin oxidoreductase — MFIRERGGYQLSSNGSTTEPLFQSFINEKINLSNRAVMAPMTRGFSPGGVPGEDVAAYYRRRAENDVGLIVTEGTGINHPASVSGASIPLFYGEKSLNGWANVVEEVHKVGGKIVPQLWHVGMTRKKGDLPNEEAQPVGPSGLSLDGEKVTEPMTEAEVENMVEAYAQAAADAKRLGFDGIEIHGAHGYLIDQFFWDKTNQRTDRYGGDIVGRTQFAVEVIEACRREVGLNFPIIFRFSQWKMSDYKAKLAETPDELERFLTPLVEAGVDIFHCSTRRFWEPEFEGSDLNLAGWTKKLSGKPVISVGSVGLDGEFTSFSGANTTSLDGLMKKLDHGEFDLVAIGRSLLMDPEWVRKVREGRETELLPFDKVALKHLT; from the coding sequence ATGTTCATCAGGGAAAGAGGAGGATATCAATTGAGTTCTAACGGTAGTACGACTGAACCACTATTTCAATCATTTATAAACGAAAAAATAAATTTGTCTAATCGAGCGGTGATGGCACCGATGACTCGGGGTTTTTCACCAGGTGGAGTGCCAGGGGAAGATGTAGCGGCTTATTACCGACGTCGGGCTGAAAATGATGTCGGCTTAATTGTAACCGAAGGGACTGGCATTAATCATCCGGCCTCTGTTTCAGGTGCCAGCATTCCACTTTTTTATGGGGAAAAATCATTAAATGGATGGGCGAATGTCGTAGAGGAAGTTCATAAAGTTGGAGGGAAAATTGTGCCGCAGCTCTGGCATGTGGGGATGACTCGTAAAAAGGGAGACCTTCCGAACGAGGAAGCTCAACCTGTTGGACCATCAGGCCTTAGTCTTGATGGCGAAAAGGTCACTGAGCCCATGACCGAAGCAGAAGTTGAAAACATGGTAGAAGCTTATGCTCAAGCGGCTGCTGATGCTAAACGCTTGGGTTTTGATGGTATTGAAATCCACGGGGCGCATGGTTATTTAATCGATCAATTTTTCTGGGACAAGACAAATCAGCGCACCGATCGATATGGAGGAGACATCGTTGGGAGAACGCAGTTTGCTGTTGAGGTGATAGAAGCCTGCCGGCGTGAAGTCGGGCTTAATTTTCCAATCATCTTCCGGTTTTCTCAATGGAAAATGAGTGACTATAAGGCCAAACTTGCTGAAACACCAGATGAATTAGAACGGTTCCTCACGCCTCTTGTAGAAGCGGGAGTCGATATTTTCCACTGTTCTACTCGTCGTTTCTGGGAGCCGGAGTTTGAGGGATCCGACTTGAATTTGGCAGGATGGACGAAGAAACTGTCTGGTAAACCAGTGATATCTGTAGGATCAGTCGGGCTCGATGGAGAATTCACAAGTTTCTCTGGTGCTAACACCACCAGCCTGGACGGTCTCATGAAGAAACTTGATCATGGGGAGTTTGATTTAGTAGCTATCGGGCGCTCTTTATTAATGGATCCGGAGTGGGTGAGGAAAGTTCGGGAAGGCAGGGAAACGGAGCTATTACCTTTTGATAAAGTTGCTCTTAAACATCTAACCTAA
- a CDS encoding phosphoadenylyl-sulfate reductase has protein sequence MSNTIVSYENFSGDPFESWHPKDDTKGAAEVLEWAYQSYGESIVYACSFGAEGIVLIDLISKVQKDAEIVFLDTDVHFPETYELIEKVKRRYPELHIHIKKPDLTLDEQANEYGPALWKKQPGQCCYIRKIKPLEDALRGATAWISGLRREQSPSRSHTDFVNKDERFQSIKVCPLIYWTWEDVWHYIRVNSLDYNELHDQGYPSIGCMPCTEPVTEQGDVRSGRWQGFNKTECGLHTSGNQA, from the coding sequence ATGAGCAATACCATCGTTTCGTATGAGAATTTCTCTGGCGATCCATTTGAAAGCTGGCACCCTAAGGATGACACAAAAGGAGCAGCCGAGGTATTAGAGTGGGCTTATCAGTCTTATGGTGAATCAATCGTCTATGCTTGTAGTTTTGGAGCAGAAGGCATTGTGTTGATTGATTTGATTTCTAAAGTGCAGAAAGATGCAGAAATTGTTTTTCTTGATACAGATGTTCACTTTCCGGAAACCTATGAACTGATCGAAAAAGTGAAGCGGAGATACCCAGAACTTCACATTCATATTAAGAAACCGGATTTGACTTTAGATGAGCAAGCGAACGAGTATGGTCCAGCATTATGGAAAAAGCAACCGGGCCAATGTTGTTATATCCGAAAAATCAAGCCGCTTGAAGATGCGCTTCGTGGGGCAACCGCCTGGATTTCAGGGCTGAGGCGAGAACAGTCTCCGAGTCGAAGTCACACTGATTTTGTAAATAAGGATGAACGGTTTCAGTCGATTAAGGTATGCCCCCTAATCTACTGGACATGGGAAGACGTTTGGCATTATATCCGAGTAAATAGCTTGGATTACAATGAATTACATGATCAAGGATACCCAAGTATCGGCTGCATGCCTTGTACAGAGCCAGTAACTGAACAGGGGGACGTTCGCTCTGGGAGGTGGCAAGGGTTTAATAAAACAGAATGCGGTCTCCACACTTCTGGAAACCAGGCATAA
- a CDS encoding VOC family protein, which produces MNFREFGLILFVEHYKDCIDFYKEVLNFKVRSVKETLVSFELAHGYLMVEKGGVGTDHEKTRKRNPTVLRFDVNSLSTEVSKLEKRGVHFTNKQLEFPWGMVAVLNDPDGNRIEIGEINRAP; this is translated from the coding sequence GTGAATTTTCGTGAATTTGGATTGATCTTATTTGTTGAACATTATAAGGATTGTATTGATTTTTATAAAGAAGTTTTGAATTTCAAAGTAAGATCAGTCAAGGAAACCTTGGTCTCTTTTGAACTTGCTCACGGATATTTAATGGTCGAGAAAGGCGGCGTAGGAACTGATCATGAGAAAACTAGGAAACGAAACCCTACTGTTCTTCGTTTTGATGTAAATTCCCTATCCACTGAGGTGAGTAAACTTGAGAAACGCGGGGTTCATTTTACAAATAAACAACTGGAATTTCCTTGGGGAATGGTTGCCGTATTGAATGATCCAGATGGGAATCGGATAGAGATAGGAGAAATTAACAGGGCACCTTAA
- a CDS encoding VOC family protein: MIKGLYEAHLPVRNLERSIDFYEGLGLEVDHTVDKKLAFLWIDRNKSWLGLWETENVQVDYHPSVRHIAFEVSLKDLQNSITWLKARGHKPREAFGFEPIEPFVMSYDTYAHAKIHFNDPDGISLEFISTMENKNKVTGRMYLSEWMKSNEH; the protein is encoded by the coding sequence ATGATTAAAGGTTTATATGAAGCACATTTACCAGTACGCAACTTAGAACGATCAATCGACTTTTATGAAGGACTTGGTTTGGAAGTTGACCATACAGTTGACAAAAAGTTAGCTTTTTTATGGATTGATAGAAATAAAAGTTGGCTGGGACTCTGGGAAACAGAGAACGTACAAGTAGACTATCATCCATCGGTAAGGCATATAGCATTTGAGGTTTCATTGAAGGATTTGCAGAATTCGATAACATGGTTAAAAGCGAGGGGGCATAAGCCAAGGGAAGCATTTGGCTTTGAACCGATTGAACCATTTGTCATGTCTTATGATACGTATGCACATGCCAAGATCCACTTTAATGATCCAGATGGTATCAGTCTAGAATTTATTAGTACAATGGAAAACAAAAATAAAGTAACAGGAAGAATGTATCTAAGTGAGTGGATGAAATCAAACGAACATTGA
- a CDS encoding DUF4937 domain-containing protein, whose protein sequence is MIIKRILCKVKEGQQAAFSQHQQEWQPIRKVEGFLGQLGGWLGCQRTINSLCLLILGK, encoded by the coding sequence TTGATTATTAAGAGGATTTTATGCAAGGTCAAAGAAGGCCAGCAGGCAGCTTTTTCTCAGCACCAACAAGAATGGCAGCCTATTCGCAAGGTTGAGGGATTTTTAGGACAGCTTGGTGGTTGGTTGGGGTGTCAGAGAACCATTAACAGCCTGTGTCTTCTCATTTTGGGAAAATAA